A DNA window from Hordeum vulgare subsp. vulgare chromosome 1H, MorexV3_pseudomolecules_assembly, whole genome shotgun sequence contains the following coding sequences:
- the LOC123440323 gene encoding lipase-like — protein sequence MERRRWLQAAVLMSLLLLCSGRELKSKRQAPAYNSTLAKTLAEYTSAVYTNDLSQLFSWTCEKCVDLTEGFEVIELIIDVKNCLEAYVGFASDMNAVVVAFRGTQENSIQNWIEDLFWKQLDFDYPGMSEAKVHSGFYSAYHNTTLRDGVINGIQKTREAYGNIPIMVTGHSMGGAMASFCALDLIVNYGLKDVTLLTFGQPRIGNAVFASHFKMYLPNAIRVTNAHDIVPHLPPYYQYFPQKTYHHFPREVWVHNIGLDSLVYPIEQICDDSGEDPTCSRSVSGNSVQDHIHYLGISMHSESRGSCRIVTDDNMLRYKVGTVDGTIVFSKQPGLSVDQLLSVQ from the exons AtggagcggcggcggtggctgcAGGCCGCGGTTCTAATGTCCTTGCTGCTGCTTTGCTCTGGGAGAG AACTTAAGAGCAAAAGACAGGCGCCAGCATATAATTCCACTCTCGCCAAGACGCTTGCAGAGTATACTTCAGCA GTGTATACTAATGACCTGTCACAATTATTCTCCTGGACCTGTGAAAAATGCGTTGACTTAACAGAG GGGTTCGAGGTTATCGAGCTGATCATTGATGTGAAAAATTGCTTGGAG GCATATGTCGGTTTTGCAAGTGACATGAATGCTGTTGTAGTTGCATTCAGAGGGACTCAGGAGAACAG CATCCAGAATTGGATTGAGGACTTATTTTGGAAACAACTTGATTTTGACTATCCAGGCATGAGTGAAGCAAAG GTGCACAGTGGGTTTTATTCTGCATATCATAATACAACATTGCGTGATGGAGTCATCAATGGCATCCAGAAGACCAGGGAAGCATATGGCAATATTCCCATCATGGTGACAGGACATTCCATGGGAGGGGCCATGGCTTCGTTTTGTGCCCTTGATCTTATT GTCAACTACGGGTTAAAGGACGTGACCCTGCTGACATTTGGGCAACCTCGGATTGGTAACGCTGTGTTTGCTTCCCACTTTAAGATGTACTTGCCAAACGCAATTCGAGTAACCAACGCACATGATATTGTGCCTCATCTACCCCCGTACTACCAGTACTTCCCACAGAAAACCTACCATCATTTTCCACGAGAG GTATGGGTTCATAATATTGGACTTGATAGCCTAGTATACCCGATCGAGCAAATCTGTGACGATTCTGGTGAAGATCCCACTTGCAGCAG GTCCGTAAGTGGAAATAGCGTGCAAGACCATATCCACTATCTTGGCATCAGCATGCATTCTGAGTCGCGGGGATCATGCAGAATTGTCACGGATGACAATATGCTCAGGTACAAAGTTGGCACTGTAGATGGCACTATTGTCTTCTCGAAGCAGCCTGGTTTATCAGTTGATCAGCTACTCAGTGTACAGTAA
- the LOC123440314 gene encoding uncharacterized protein LOC123440314, giving the protein MELSPSPSPEGRWDDLPDDIAIAVASRLQEADVCALGGCSRSWRRACDANFVWEGLFRRRWPATAAAMAAGGAGASRAQGWKALYVNNHGRTAVAISRVVEFVESSTHNGSLEAECYLKAMSDLALMKDIGFVNVQFFLLSRNRSAIINLIGLHYSIAYLHILPSEVDKALQACKVAERKVCVSLLKLGRWFYGFRLPDDYESYKNSLSWLTSDDGAKVLIILNRGAVHEVFRLQVSLVGTNN; this is encoded by the exons ATGGAGCTCTCGCCGTCTCCGTCGCCGGAGGGGAGGTGGGACGATCTCCCCGACGACATAGCCATCGCCGTCGCCTCCCGCCTCCAG GAGGCCGACGTGTGCGCTCTCGGCGGATGCTCCCGGTCCTGGCGCCGCGCCTGCGACGCAAACTTCGTGTGGGAGGGCCTCTTCCGCCGCCGCTGGCCGGCCACCGCGGCCGCCATGGCGGCCGGAGGGGCAGGGGCTTCCCGCGCGCAG GGATGGAAAGCTCTCTACGTCAACAACCATGGAAGAACTGCTGTGGCTATCTCTAGAGTGGTTGAATTTGTGGAGAGCAGCACACACAACGGGTCGCTTGAAGCTGAATGTTATCTGAAGGCTATGTCTGATTTGGCATTGATGAAGGATATAGGCTTTGTCAATGTCCAGTTTTTCTTGCTTTCAAGAAATCGCAGTGCGATAATAAATCTTATTGGATTGCATTACTCCATTGCATATTTGCATATACTG CCCAGTGAAGTGGATAAAGCACTTCAAGCTTGCAAGGTAGCAGAGAGGAAGGTGTGTGTGAGCTTGCTCAAGCTTGGTAGGTGGTTCTATGGTTTTAGGCTGCCCGATGACTATGAGTCGTACAAGAATTCACTGAGTTGGCTCACCAGTGACGACGGGGCAAAAGTTCTAATCATTCTCAACCGTGGTGCTGTTCATGAGGTATTTCGTCTCCAGGTCAGTTTAGTGGGTACAAATAACTGA